The DNA segment CGGGGGTGTGCTTGTAGGTGAAGAGGCTCTCCGCGCTGGTGAAGGTTGACTCTAAGGGCAGGGTTACTATACCTCAATCAATAAGAAGCGCTCTGGGCATCGAGCCGGGTATGGTAGTCCTCCTGATCGGGGACGTGGATAAGAGGGAGCTTATAGCCACGCCCATAACAAGCAGTAGCGAGTCCATCTACGTCATAGACGCCACGCTTAAGGACAGGCCGGGCGCGCTGGCGGCTGTGACAGAGATCCTAGCACGCCATAGGATAGACATAGTGGCCAGCAAGTGCGCCAGCATAGTTAGGGGGGAGGAGGGCGGCTGCACTATTATAGCGGACTTCAGCAGGGCCGATGTAGATCCAGAGGATTTGAAGAAGGAGCTGGAGAGGCTTGACGTCGTGTTCCACGTTATAATGCGCAGGCTTGAGGCGGGGCTCGAGTGGATATAGAGTGGAGGTGGGAGCACGCTCCAGCGGTTAACGCATATCAACCACAGCCACGGCTGGTCCGGGCATGAGGTTGGGAGGCTCCTTGCTAGGAGGGTGACTGAAGTCGACGGCTGTGAGGCTTGCAAGGGGGGTGTGGATACTCCTCTGGCCAGGCTTGACGGGCTTGCCCGACTCCCTGGTACTCCTCGCTAGCATTGGCAGGTGCCACATCCTATACGACACAGGCTCCGGAGAGCCCGGGAGCATTGTGGCTCTAGCCTCGAACCTAGCCTCGGCCGGGGTCAAGCCGTGGGACATAGTCACCGCCATAGTCTCCCACGCCCACGTCCCGAGCAGCGGGGGGGCTAGGTGGCTCCACGACAACCACAAGGTCACCATAGCTGCTAGGCGCCCCGACTCCAGGTGGGTTGAGGAGGGCGACCCTGTGAAGACGGCGGCCGTCGAATACGGGGTGCCCCCGAAGCCTGTGCCCGTCGGCCTTGAGCTGTCCAGGGAAGGAAGGCTGCCGGGGGGGTGTGAGGCCGTTGAGGTCCTCTTTACCCCCGGACATACACCAGGGAGCGTCAGCATACAGATAGAAACCCGGGAGGCCACGGTCCTGGCGGTGTCAGACGCCCTGGGCCGACTTAGGAGAGAGTGGGCCAGCAGCGAGAGGGATTGGATTGAGAGTCTTGAGAAGATAAGCAGCAGGGACCCAGACTATTTGTGCACTAGCGTCACATGTATGGATAGAAAGGCTGCTAGGGCTTTCCTGGAGGAGACCCGTGAGAAAGGCCCGTTTTGGGATGTGGAGGGAAGGGCCACCTACGGATAAGCCTTACGACGCTGCCTATAGCCAATACCAGGCTATATTAGCCCCTTAGACACCGCGTTTAACCTGGATGCGAGGTGCGGAGGGTTTGGGCTTGGAAGAGGGCTATGACGACGTGCTTGTTAGGGACATAATGAGTTCCCCGCCGATAACCGTGCTGCCTATGGCTAGCGTGAAGGAGGCGGCCAGGATCATGCTGGAGAACGGGGTGGGCAGCCTGATAGTGGTGAACGAGAGGAACACGCTCCTAGGTATATTGACTAAGACCGACGTAATACGTGAGGTCGTGGCGAAGGGCCTGGACCCTGAGGCTGTCAGGGTCGGCGACATCATGACGCGGAACCCATACTACGTGTACACCGACGACTCTGTAGAGCGGGCTGCATCGCTTATGGGCGAGCACAACATAGGCCACCTCCCAGTGCTAGACCCTGAGACCGAGAAGCCTGTTGGAATAATAACGAAGACCGACATAGTAAAACTGGCGCCCAACTACATAAACGTAATATACAGTCTAAAACAGGAGATAGACAGGAGGGAGAGGCTCAAGAGGATGAAATAGCTCAGGCCGCCCCACCCCCTAGCATAGGGGTAGCTGCCGCACCCGAGCCCTGTGCAGGGGGTTCAGGTCTCCTAGGCCGCCTCTAGCCTGGTTAACGCTCTATAAATCCTGGCCCCATTCCTAGGAGGCCGGAGTATGGGGTATGAGGCTGGCTTTCGGGCTTCTCATGGCGTCCCTAACTGCAGCGCTGGCGGTAGCCGAGTCCAGTGCGGTCGGAGCGCTAGGCTACCTGCTCCCCATCGAAGAGCACCGTGTGGTAGCTAAGGCTGTGCTCTCGGCTGTCGCCATGGTCGGCTCCTTCTGGGGTCTTGTAGTCGCCAGCACCAGGTTTAGGAGCCCGGGGGGGAGGAGGCTGGTTCTCGCCGCTGTTGGGATAGCTACACCCGCCTCCCTCTTGGGGTTGGAGGGGCTTCTGGGCGGGTGGCTCTCCAGCCTGGCCAGCGTAATGGCCGTGTCCATAGCCCTGGGTA comes from the Aeropyrum camini SY1 = JCM 12091 genome and includes:
- a CDS encoding ACT domain-containing protein; its protein translation is MKRLSALVKVDSKGRVTIPQSIRSALGIEPGMVVLLIGDVDKRELIATPITSSSESIYVIDATLKDRPGALAAVTEILARHRIDIVASKCASIVRGEEGGCTIIADFSRADVDPEDLKKELERLDVVFHVIMRRLEAGLEWI
- a CDS encoding MBL fold metallo-hydrolase: MRLARGVWILLWPGLTGLPDSLVLLASIGRCHILYDTGSGEPGSIVALASNLASAGVKPWDIVTAIVSHAHVPSSGGARWLHDNHKVTIAARRPDSRWVEEGDPVKTAAVEYGVPPKPVPVGLELSREGRLPGGCEAVEVLFTPGHTPGSVSIQIETREATVLAVSDALGRLRREWASSERDWIESLEKISSRDPDYLCTSVTCMDRKAARAFLEETREKGPFWDVEGRATYG
- a CDS encoding cyclic nucleotide-binding/CBS domain-containing protein gives rise to the protein MGLEEGYDDVLVRDIMSSPPITVLPMASVKEAARIMLENGVGSLIVVNERNTLLGILTKTDVIREVVAKGLDPEAVRVGDIMTRNPYYVYTDDSVERAASLMGEHNIGHLPVLDPETEKPVGIITKTDIVKLAPNYINVIYSLKQEIDRRERLKRMK